In Ostrea edulis chromosome 4, xbOstEdul1.1, whole genome shotgun sequence, a single window of DNA contains:
- the LOC125671949 gene encoding uncharacterized protein LOC125671949, with the protein MSRAVVLHNSGFLCLTILVLYFRNLLTRMYAKKAHGTNLFLFRNRCLALHGSMQVCTPWVVDVGLWRNLWTGCSTTSIPDKPSQLKHMMKEIRMVVQVEAQQPILNILPSTPPPKVDSSFGPVPSGCSLSYQQKWNITITDIVNHPEVVFPKFRLPILQPSYETVLPENQFNKFMGLQINESTSYEVEEQTRLQSMS; encoded by the exons atgtcacgggctGTAGTGTTACACAATTCCGGATTTTTATGTTTGACCATTTTGGTTTTGTACTTTAGAAATTTACTCACCCGGATGTACGCAAAAAAAGCACATGggacaaatttgtttttatttagaaataGGTGTTTGGCTCTGCACGGA TCGATGCAGGTTTGTACACCCTGGGTGGTAGACGTAGGACTGTGGAGGAACTTATGGACAGGATGCAGTACTACCAGCATTCCCGATAAACCAAGTCAACTTAAGCACATGATGAAGGAAATAAGGATGGTGGTCCAGGTGGAGGCCCAGCAACCG ATTCTCAACATCCTGCCTTCAACACCACCACCAAAGGTAGATTCATCATTTGGCCCTGTTCCTTCTGGGTGTTCCTTGTCGTACCAACAGAAATGGAATATAACCATCACGGACATAGTGAATCATCCAGAAGTAGTGTTTCCAAAATTTAGGTTACCAATATTACAACCTTCATATGAAACAGTTTTACCAGAAAATCAATTCAACAAATTTATGGGTTTGCAAATCAATGAGTCAACCAGTTATGAAGTTGAGGAGCAAACACGACTTCAAAGTATGTCATGA